In Mycolicibacterium aubagnense, the DNA window ACCGTCAAGATGGACCGTATGAGTAGCGATCACGCGTCGACCCCCGAGCCGACCGGGCCAACGGCCAAGGCCGCACCTAACCCACGCCGAACCGCCGACGCCCGAGTCCCCCAAGTCGGGCTCGTCCCCCGCCAAGGCGCCCAAGTCCGCGGTCAAATTCACCCGTACCGCAGCACTGTGGTCGGCGCTGGTCCTCGGCTTCCTGATCCTCATTCTGCTGCTGGTCTTCGTCCTGCAAAACGGCGATGACGTCACGCTGCGGCTGTTCGGCTGGCAGTTGACGATCCAGAAGGGTGTGGCGATCCTGCTTTCGGCCATCGCCGGCGGTCTGCTGACCTTCGCGGTGGCGAGCATCCGGATCCTGCAGCTCCGCCTGGCCGCGCGAAAGAACCTCAAGGCCGGGCTTTAACTTTCTCCCGCGAGCGTGCGTGTCTGCCCCCGACACGCCGCCCCCGGTGTGCAAAAACGTCATACTCAACGGCTGCGAGCGTGACGCTCCCGCACAAAATTCACGGAGTGTCGCGGACAAACACGCACACTCGCGGTAGTGGGAACCGCGCGCTAGGTGAGGACCGCGAGTCCGGCGGCGATGAGCGGCGCGACGGCTTCCCCGACCGGGTCGTCGTGGCCCGCCGCACCGGCGGCCATCCGGGCGCGGAAGTCGATGCCGGCCGCGATGATCGCGAGCTTGAAGTACGCCAGCGCCAGATAGAACTCCCAGTGATCCAACGACTGTCCCGCGGCGACCGCGTACTTCTGGGCCAGCGCGTCCATCTGCGGAATCTTGTCCGAGGACCAGGCCGCGTCGGCATGCACCATGGAGAACATCGGGTGCCGGTAGACGCACATCAGCGCGGCGTCGGACAGCGGGTCGCCCAGCGTCGACATCTCCCAGTCCAGCACTGCCCGAACCTTGGTGGCATCGACGGCGTCGAGCATGGTGTTGTCGATGCGGTAGTCGCCGTGCACGATCGCGCTGCGGCTCTGCGGCGGCAGCTTCTCAGCCAGCAGGCCGTGCAACCGGCGCACATCAGCATCGCGCGAATCGTCCTGCAGCCGCACCAGATCCCACTGCGAACCCCAGCGCCGCACCTGCCGCTCCAGGTACCCATTGGCCTTCCCGAAGTCCCCGAGCCCGACGGCCTCGGGGTCCAGGGCATGCAGGTCGGCGAGCACCGTGATCAACGCGTCCACACACGCGTTGATGGTCTGCTGGTCCCCCAGCGCGTCGAGCTCGGCCGAGTGCCGAACCACGCGACCGGGCACGAATTCCACCATCTGGAACGGCGCGCCGAGCACCGAGTCGTCGCCCCGCATCGTCACCGGGTGGGCCACGGGCACCGTCGTACCTTCAAGGGCGGCAACGACTTTGTACTCGCGGGCCATGTCATGCGCCGAGGGCGTGAGGCCGTGCAGCGGCGGCCGGCGTAGCACCCACTTGGCGGCGTCGTCGAACACCAGGAACGTCAGATTCGACCGGCCCCCGGCGATCAGCTCGGCGCGTAGCTCACCGGTGCGGGCCACCCCGATCTCGCGCAGATGTCGGTCGAGGGCGGTCAGGTCAAGGCCGTCGAGGCTCGTCACATCTTCTCCCGTCGCTTCGCTCGCCTGCCACCCGACCTGTCTACCACCGCTGGTTGCGCGGCAGCAGGTCCCACACGTGGTCCACGCTGTTCACTCCGGCGACCGCCAACCGGCCGGTGCGCGAGGCCAGCAGCCGAGTGATGCCGGTGTAATCGACCTGGAACGACAGGATGCGCTCGGTCGGCACGATGTCGTGCAGCAGGCCGTTGATCACGCCGCCATGGCTGAAGATCGCGACGGTGTCGTCGGCCTCGGCCTCGCTCGCGATATCCATGACGGCCTCGGTGATGCGGGCCAGGAACGCCTCTTCATCGACACTGCTGGGCAGGTGACCGGTCATCAGCCGGGCCATCTCCTCCGGGCGCTCGGCCGCGATCTGCTCGATCGGGATGTACTGCTCCATGTCCCGGTCGTACTCGGCCAACCGGTCATCAACCTCGATGGCCAGCCCGAGCGCGTCGGCCACCGGCTGACCGGTCTGGATGGCGCGCTTCTGCGGGCTGCTGATCAGCCTGGCGATCGGGTACCGCTTGAGGGCGTCGGGCAGCCGCATCGCCTGCGCGATGCCTTCCTCCGACAGGTCGGGGTCGGCGCCTTCGCCGGGCTCGTTGCGCAGCGGCAGGGCGTGGCGGATCAGAAGCAATTGCACCGTGTCACCATAAAGCCATGGGGTATGCCGACGAACTCTTCGACCTCACCGACCGGGTGGTTCTGATCACCGGAGGCAGCCGCGGGCTCGGCCGGGAGATGGCCTTCGCCGCGGCCCGCTGCGGCGCCGACGTCATCATCGCCAGCCGGAATCTGGAGTCGTGTCAGTCCACTGCCGACGAGATCGTCGCGGCAACCGGACGGGCCGCACTGGCACACCAGGTGCACGTCGGACGCTGGGATGAGCTCGACGGTCTGGTCGATGCCGCCTACGAGCGCTTCGGCAAGGTCGACGTACTCGTGAACAACGCCGGGATGTCCCCGTTGTACGAGTCACTGGGCTCGGTGCCCGAGAAGCTTTTCGACGCGGTGGTGAACCTGAACTTCAAGGGGCCGTTCCGATTGTCAGCGCTGATCGGTGAGCGAATGGTGGCCGACGGCGGCGGGTCGATCATCAACATCAGCTCGTCGGGCTCATTGCGCCCGGATGCCTACATGCTGCCCTACGCCGCCGCCAAGGCCGGATTGAACACGCTCACAGAGGGTTTCGCGAAGGCGTTCGGCCCGACAGTGCGGGTGAACACCCTGATGGCCGGGCCGTTTCTCACCGACATCAGCAAGGCCTGGGGCGAGGATACGGCGGATGCCTTCCGCTCCCTGCCTCTGCAGCGTGCGGGCCGGCCCCGCGAAATCGTCGGCGCCGCACTATTTTTGATGTCCGACGCGTCCAGTTTCACCACCGGGTCCATCCTGCGCGCCGACGGCGGGTTCGCCTAGCTCACAGGTGGCCACTCGCGAGCAGAGCTGCGGCCGCGGTGGCGAGTGACGCGTTGACGCGGTCCCGGTCGTCACCCATTCCGACAAGAAAGTCGACGGTCAGCGGGCCGAGAATTTCGCGGAGGCCATGACCTTCCGTGCCGAAGAACCCCGCCATCTCGAGCGTCACCGCCCCGTGGCAGATACTCCAGATTCGTCCTGCGACAGCGGCTTCGCTGTCACCGCGGATGCGGCCGGCATCGACCATCCGACGTACCGATGCACACAGCGTCTGGAATGACGCGTCGCGCGACGTGGCATGGCCGGTCACCGTCAAATCCGTGCGGCTGCTCGACAGCGAAGCGGGTACCGCGGTACCGAACATCAGTTGGTAGTGCTGCGGATTCTTCAGCGCGAACCGGCGGTAGGCCGCGCCCATCGAGAAGAAGTCCGCCACCGGATCATCGGTGTGCGGTACGGACGCGAGCGCCTCGCCGAACCGGGCGAAGATCTCGGCCGACAGGGCATCGACAACACCGGTCATCGACCCGAAGTGGGTGTACACCACCATGGTTGATGTGCCGACCTCTGCGGCGAGCTTGCGCACGCTCAATGCCTGGAGGCCGTCACGCTCCAAGATCGCAATGCCGGCGTCCACCAACTGCCGGCGAATTTCGTCGCTCACCCTTGCACACCGTCCATAACAGTGTTATACCAGTAACCGCAGCTAATAACACTGTTATGGAGGTTTGGGATGACCAACCGCTATCTGGAAGGCGCGTTCGCGCCACTGCACGACGAATACACCCTGACCGACCTGGCCGTCACCGGCACGATTCCGGACTACCTCGACGGTCGCTATCTACGCAACGGCCCCAACCCGATCGGCGAGGTCGACCCCGAGCTGTATCACTGGTTCATCGGCGACGGCATGGTCCACGGCATCCGCATCCGCGACGGCAAGGCCGAGTGGTACCGCAATCGCTGGGTGCGCGGCCCGATGACGGCGCGCGCACTCGGCGAACCCGCACCCGCCGGGCATTTCGGCCCGTCGGGCATCGGCGCCAACACCAATGTGCTGGGCCATGGCGGCAAGACCCTGGCGTTGGTAGAAGGCGGTCTGGCCAACTACGAACTGACCGACGAGCTGGACACCGTCGGTGTGTGCGATTTCGACGGCACGCTCAGCGGCGGCTACACCGCACACCCCAAACGCGACCCGGAAACTGGTGAACTGCACGCGGTTTCGTACAGCTTCACCCGCGGCAACACCGTGCAGTACTCGGTGATCGGCACCGACGGGCGGGCGAAGCGCACCGTCGACGTCGAAGTGCACGGCAGCCCGATGATGCACGACTTCTCCCTCACCGAGCGGCACGTGATCTTCTACGACCTGCCCGTCACCTTCGACGTCGGCATCGCCACGGAGATGACGGTACCGCGCGCCCTGCGCCTGCCCGCGCGACTTGTCTTGTCCTCGTTGATCGGTCGGGTCAAGATCCCCGATCCGGTGACGGCGCGCCAGCCGAACCTCAACTCCCGGGACCGGCGGATGCCCTACTCGTGGAACCCCAAGTACCCCGCCAGAATCGGCGTCATGCCGCGCGACGGCGGCAACTCCGACGTCCGCTGGTTCGACGTCGAGCCGTGCTACGTGTTCCACCCCATGAACGCCTACGACTCCCCCGACGACAACACCATCGTCCTCGACGTCGTAAGGCACCCGAAAATGTTCGACACCGATCAGCTGGGACCGAACGAGGGATCGCCGACCCTGGAACGCTGGACTGTCGACCTGGGCGACGGCAAGGTCCGAGAAGAACGGTTCGACGACCATCCACAGGAGTTCCCCCGCGTCGACGAACGCTTGACCGGCAAACGTCACCGCTACGGCTACGCGCCGACCGTCCGTGAGGGCGCGGGCGGTAGCGACACCCTGCTCAAGCACGACCTCGTCGGCGGCAACACCGCCACCCGCCACTTCGGCGCCGGGAAAGAGCTGGGCGAGTTCGTCTTCCACCCGTCGTCGGCGACGGCCGCCGAGGACGACGGGGTGCTGATGGGCTTCGTCTACGACGCCGCGACGGACCGCAGCGAGCTGGCGATCGTCGACGCGCAGACCCTCGATGACGTCGCGAGCATCAAGATTCCGCACCGGGTGCCGGCAGGATTCCACGGCAACTGGGTGCCCACCGACTGACGCGTCGACCGGCCCGGCTACGGCGTGATGATGTTGAACGCCGGGTCGGGCCGGTCGATCACGCTCAGCAGCGTCGGTAGCGCCGTGGTGTCACCGGCCACCTCGACACCTGGCGAACTGGTGTCGCCGGCCGCAAAGGCCAAGAGCCGCAACTTGTTCACGAGCGTGACGGTGGCGTGCGCAGTGGCCGGATCGGCAGCGACCCGGCGGTGCACGAGCACTCCGTTCCGCAGCGCCAGCCGGTAGTTCACCGCCACGTCCTGGAACGTCACGTCGATGGCGAGGTTCAGGTCCCAGGCCCGCGGGCCGTTGACGTTGATCGCGAGGGTGTCGAACATCTGGTCGGGGGTGAGTTGCGCCAACATCGACGGTGATGCGGACTGGGTCGGGGTGCCGAACTTGCCGACCCGCAGTTCGGTGGCACCGGACAGGAAGAAGTTGCGCCACACCGCGTTCTCGGCGCCGTAGGCCAGCTGTTCCAGGGCGTCCGCATACAGGTCCCGGGCCGCCGCGTGGTTCTCGTCGGTGAAGATGACGTGATCCAACAAGGTTACCGCCCAACGGAAGTCACCCTCGTCGAACGCGGTCTGCGCCAGCTCGACCACTCGGTCGATGCCGCCCATGGCTGCCACGTAGCGGGACGCTGATGCGGCCGGCGGGTGCTGCCAGAGCCGTCCCGGATTGCCGTCGAACCAGCCCATGTAGCGCTGGTAGACCGCCTTCACATTGTGGCTGACCGAGCCGTAATAGCCGTGGGTGTGCCAGGCCTTCTCCAACGCCGGTGGCATCTGGAAGGTTTCGGCGATCTCGATGCCGGTGTAGCCCTGATTGAGTTGACGCAACGTCTGGTCGTGCAGGTAGGCGTACAAATCCCGTTGCAGCGACAGGTACTCGACGATGTTGTCCTGTCCCCAGGTGGGCCAGTGGTGGGACGCGAACACCACGTCGGTCCGGCCCGAGAACGTGTCGATGGCCTCGGTGAGGTAGCCGGCCCAGCCGTGCGGGTCCCGCACCAGCGCTCCGCGCAGCGTCAGGAGGTTGTGCAGGTTGTGGGTGGCGTTCTCGGCCATGCACAGCGCGCGGAATTGCGGAAAATAGAAGTGCATCTCGGCCGGCGCCTCGGTGCCCGGCGCCATCTGGAACTCGATCTCGACGCCGTCGATCGTGTGCGTCTCACCCGTGACCGTGATATCGACTGTCGGCACGATCAACGCGACCTCGCCCGTCGACCCGACCTGCCCCAGACCACAGCCGACCTGCCCTTGCAGACCCCGGTCCAGCGCAGCCCCGTACATGTAGCCGGCCCGCCGTGCCATTGCCGTTCCGGCGTAGACGTTCTCCTGGACCGCGTGCTGGGTGAAGCCCTCGGGCGCGAGGATCGCGACCTTGCCGGCATCGACGTCGGCCTGGGATGTCACGCCGAGCACGCCGCCGAAATGGTCGACGTGGCTGTGCGTGTAGATCACGGCGCGGACCTCGCGCTCGCCGCGGTGCGCGCGGTACAGCGCGAGGGCCGCGGCCGCGGTCTCGGTGGAGATCAGCGGGTCGATGACGATGACGCCGGTGTCGCCCTCGATGAAGCTGATGTTCGACAGGTCCAGACCGCGGACCTGGTAGATGCCCGGCACCACCTCGTAGAGGCCCTGCTTGGCGCACAGCTGCGACTGGCGCCACAAGCTCGGATGCACGCTGTCCGGGGCGTCACCGCCCAGGAAGCTGTAGGAGTCGTTGTCCCACACCACTCTTCCGTCGGCAGCGGTGACGACGCACGGCTCCAGGGCGGCGATGAAGCCGCGGTCGGCGTCATCGAAATCCCGGGTGTCCCCGAATGGCAGCGAGTGGATGTGCGCGCGGTTGGCAGCGGCGATGGCGGCTGTGGGCGGCTTCTGCTCCATATCCACCACCTTTCCACCTCACAGCGCGTGCAACACCACTTCCGCGAGAACACCGTGGTCAATCGTCGCGGTCATGTACGTGCAGTGCGGCTGACGGCGCCGGTCGGTGGGTGAGCCCGGATTCAACAGCCTCAGTCCCGTACTCGCTGAGCTGTCCCAGGGAATGTGGCTGTGCCCGAACACCAGAACGTCGGTGTCGGGGTACAGCCGGGCCATGCGGGCGTCGCGGCCGGCCGACGCACCGGTCTCATGCGTGACGGTGAGCCGGACGCCGTCGAGCGTCACGTCGGCGCGTTCGGGCAGCCGGGCGCGCAGCTCGGCGCCGTCGTTGTTACCCCAACACGCGACCAGCCGTGTGGCCCGCTGCTCGAGTTCGTCGAGCAGCGCGACATCCACCCAGTCTCCGGCGTGCACCACCACGTCGGCCCGGGCCACCTCATCCCAGACCCGGGCCGGCATGTCCCGGGCCCGCTTGGGCACGTGGGTGTCAGCGATCAGCAACAGGCGCATCGCTGAAATACCGGCGCGGGTTGTCCACCAGCATGGTGGTGATCTGTTCGTCGGTGACGCCACGTCGCCGCAGTGCAGGCAGTGCGTCGTCACTGATGTGTGTCAGTTTCCAGTTCGGCACCGCAGCCAGTTTTCCCTCGTGTGAGAACCAGTCGATGAAACACGCGGTGTCGTGCGCCAGCACCATCTTCTCGGCGTAGCCGCGCTTGGCCATCGCTGCGACGGTGTCGACCCGCTGCTCGAACGGCAGCAGGATGTCGAGTCCGAACCGGTCCATGCCGAGGTAGGACCCGGCGTCGGCGAGCGTGCACAGGTAGTCCAGATCCGTGCTGTCCCCGGAGTGTCCGATGACCACCTTCGTCAGGTCGACGCCCTCCTCCGCGAAAACCCGCTGCGCGACGAGACCGGAGCGGCCGTGTGCGTCGGTGTGCACGGTGATCGGTACACCGGTCTGCACGTGCGCCTGACCGACCGCGCGCATCACCCGCTCCACACCTGGCGTCAGCCCCTGGCGCTCGATGGCGCATTTCAGGAACGCAGCCCTGACCCCGGTGCCACCGATGCCCTCGCGAATGTCTCTGACGAACAGCTCGACCATGGGCTCCGGGGTGTCGAAGAGCAGGCCCGGGCCGTTGTGCAGGAATTGGAACGGCACGTCGTTGTAGGTGTAGATGCCGGTCGCCACGATGATGTTGATGTCGACCTGCTCGTTGATCCGCTGGATGCGCGGCAGGTAGCGGCCCAGGCCGATCACCGTGGGGTCGACGATGGTCTCGATACCCCGCGATTTGCATTGGCGCAGTTGGTCTATCGCGTCCGCGACGCGGACCTCCTCATCCCACGGCGACGGATAGTCCGGGAAGTTCTGCCGGATTTCGTCGCCCAGGATGAACACATGCTCATGCATGAGCGTGGCCCCGAGTTGGTCGACTGGCAACGGGCCCCTGACCGTCTGCACGTGCGTCATCACCGCCAGTCTGTGCCATCGATGGTCCGGCATCAAGACCTCATGTCAATCGAGTTGACACCAGGCGCGCATTGCCAGTTAGCTGAGGTAACGTCCCGCCCATCCAGAACTGCGAAGGAGTGCTCGAATGGATTGGAACTTCCTCGGCACCGACTGGCACCTGTTCGGCAAGCTGGCCGACGTCGCGCTGTTGACTTTGCTATTCGGCGCAACGGTGATGTTCTTCTATATCCAGCGCCTGCGAAAACAACCGCAACTGCCGATGGCGGAGGACGTTCGGGCCAAGCAGACGGTGCTGGGCAAGGTACGCAAGCGCCAGCCGATGACGGCAGCGGAACTCGAGTACGCCACCCAGGTGATCGACAACCAGCGGACGTTGTTGACCTTTGCGATTCCCCTCACGATCTTCTCGCTGGGCTGCTTCTACGTACTCGGCAGCTTGGAACAGTTGCACGGCGCCACGCCATCGGAGCGCACCTTCCTCGGCATCATCGCAATGCTCTCGTCCATCAATGTCACCACCCAGATCTTCCGCGTGATCAAGCTGAAAAGGCGTCTCCCCCAGGTGACCCTGATCGATTCTGGGAATTAGCTGGACGCTCTCACCACTCCTTTTCGCGCTGTGGAATATCTCAAATTCCCCCGTTGTCGATTGACTGATAGCGTTTACGCCGACTCATCTCAATCTAATTGATATATGACGTCCCTGTCGAAAGGTGATCGAGTGAGCCAGCGCTCTGCCGGTAGACGGTTTCTTGCCCGCGCCTGGATGCCGGTGGTCGCCCTGATCGCGATCGGCGTCGGGGTCCTATGCATGGTGAAAGTGCACGAGTTCTCCGAGCCAGGACCCGTCCTGGCCGTCAACCCGCCGCAGGCGCCACCGGAGTTCACGCCGAAGACACTCACCTATGAGGTGTTCGGCAACCTCGGCTCGGGCGGCCTGTTGTCCTACATCGACATCAGCGGCCACCCGCACACGGTCGACCTAACCGAACTGCCGTGGTCGCATACCGAGACCACCACGCTCACCGTGGTCTCCGGCAGCATCTCGGTCCAGGTGCACGGCGGTAGCGTCGGCTGCCGAATGAAAGTGAATGACGTTGTCCGCGACGAACAATCCGACGATCACGGCAACGCCGACGTCGCCTGCCGGGTGAAGTCCGCGTGACCGACACCGACACCGCCCCGATCACCCGGCCCGCACACAGCGCGCCAAAGCGGCCCTTCGTCCCCAGAATGGTTCGCCTGCTGGCGATCCCGATCATCGTCTTCTGGGCTCTGCTCGCGGTGGTCACGAACACCTTCGTGCCGAAAATCGAAGACGTCGCCCAGGAACTCGCCGGCCCGATGGTGCCGACCTACGCACCGTCGCAGGTGGCGATGCTGACCATCGGCAAGGAATTCCACGAGTCCACCTCGACCAGCCTGACCATGCTGGTGCTGGAGGCCGACCGTGGCCTCACCGAACAGGACCGCGACTACTACGCGGGCCTGGTCCGCACGCTCAAGGCGGACAGCACTCACGTGCAGTACGTCATGGACACCTGGGGCAAGCCGATCACCGCAGCCGGCGCGCAGAGCCTCGACGGCAAATCCGCCTACGTCCTGCTCCGCCTGGCCGGTGACATCGGGCAGATGGAGGCCAACAACTCGGTCAACGCCGTCAGGCACATCGTCGACACCTCCAATCCGCCTGCCGGACTGAAGGTTTACGTCAGTGGCGCGGCGCCGCTCGCCGCCGACACCGTCCTGATCGCCAACTCCAGCCTGAACAACATCACCATCGCGACGATGTTCCTGATCATCTTCATGCTTTTGCTGGTGTATCGCTCCGTCGTCACGATGCTGGTGCCGTTCTTCGGGGTGATCCTGCTGATGCTGTCAGTCAAGGGCGTGATCTCCGCGTTCGGGCACTACGGCGTCATCCCGTTGTCGTCCTTCGCCACCAACATGGTCATCTCACTGACCCTCGGCGCGGGCACCGACTACGGCATCTTCCTCATCGGCCGATATCACGAAGCCCGCCTGGCCGGCGAGAGTCGTGAAGACGCGTATTACACCGCCTACAAGGGTGTTTCGCACGTCATCGTCGGCTCCGGACTGACCATCGCGGGCGCCTGCGCATGTCTGACGTTCGCCAGGCTCAACTACTTCCACACCATGGGTCCCGCCGTGGCGGTCAGTATGTTGATCACCATCGCAGGCGCGCTGACCATCGGACCGGCGCTGCTCAGCGTCGGCAGCCTGTTCGGCCTCTTCGACCCGAAGCAAGCGGTCAGGGCAAAGCTGTACCGCCGCATCGGCACCGCCGTCGTGCGGTGGCCCAAGCCGATCCTCGTGGCCAGCGTCGCGGTCGTCTCGGCGGGCGCGGTGTTCGTCCCGACGTACCGGGTCAGTTTCGACGATCGCACCTACCAGCCGTCAGATGCCCCGGCCAATCAGGGATTCCAGGCCGCCGACCGGCACTTCCCCAAGAGCAAGCTGTTCAGCGAGATGCTGATGGTCCAGGCCGACCACGACATGCGCAACTCGGCGGACTTCATCTCGCTGGACCGCGTGGCGAAGGCGCTGATTCGGCTGCCCGGCGTGGCAATGGTGCAGAGCATCACCCGCCCCATGGGCCGGGCCCTCGAGCATGCCTCCATCCCTTACCTTTTCACGACGCAGGGCAGCGGCAATGGCCAGCAGTTGCCGTTCACCCAGCACAACAACGAGAACACGGCGAAACAGGCCAAGATCACCGCGCACAGCATCGAGGTGCTGCAGAAGACGGCCGATCTGACCCAGCGACTCGCCGACGAGTTGCACAACACGGTGTTGACCCTGGAGGACATGGAGCAGGTCACCAACGACATGCGTGACGCGGTCGCCAACCTCGACGACTTCATGCGCCCGCTCCGTGCGTATTTCTATTGGGAGCCACACTGTTTCGATATTCCGGTGTGCTGGTCGTTCCGGTCGCTGTTCGACGTGATCGACAAGGTCGACAACCTGGCCGCCGACATCGGCAAGGCAGTCGGCTCGTTCCAGGTGATCGACAGCCTGATGCCGCAGATGGTCTCACTGCTCCGGCAGACGGTGTCCGACAATCAGGCACTACTGGCGTTGATCGTCAACAACTACGGCCCCACCGATATTCAGAACAAGAACACCGACCAGACCTTCGACGACATGATCAACGTCGGCAACGACTTCGACGCGTCACGCAGTGACGACTTCTTCTACATCCCGCGCGAAGCGTTCGACAACGACGACATCAAAACCGGTATGGCACTGATGATGTCGCCCGACGGCCATGCCGCGCGCTTCATCGTCACCCACGAGGGCAATGCGATGGGGCCAGAGGGCATCGAGCACGTCGAACAGTTCCCCGACGCGATCAAGATCGCGCTCAAGGAAACGTCGCTGGCCGGGTCGAAGATCTACATCGGTGGCTCGGGGTCCAACAACAAGGACATCCAGCTGTACTCGAAGAACGACCTGATGATCGCGGCCATCGCGGCCTTCGTCCTGATCTTCCTGATCATGATGATCATCACCCGATCCCTGGTGGCCGCCTTGGTCATTCCCGGCACCGTGGCCTTCTCCTATGCCGGCGCCTTCGGGTTGTCGGTGCTCATCTGGCAACACCTGATCGGCCTCCATCTGCATTGGCTGATCCTGCCGCTGACCTTCATCGTGCTGGTGGCCGTCGGCTCGGACTACAACCTGCTGCTGGTCGCCCGACTCAAAGAAGAAATTCACGCCGGTCTGAACACTGGACTCATCCGCGCGCTGGGCAGCACCGGTGGTGTCGTGACATCGGCCGGTCTGGTGTTCGCGTTCACCATGCTGGCCATGCTCTCCAGCGATCTGCGCACCATCGGCCAGATGGGTTCGACCGTCTGCATCGGTCTGCTGCTGGACACGCTGGTCGTCCGGTCCTTCATCGTGCCGTGTCTGGTGCGGCTACTGGGTCCGTGGTTCTGGTGGCCGACATTCGTCCGGCAGCGGCCGCTGCAGCCGTACAAGCCGGGCGTGATGATTGAGCACTAGCTCGCCTGATCAGCGAGCGACCACATCGACGTGGCGATCAGATCGCCCCGGTCGAGCGCTGCGGCCCGATGCTCGTGGACCTTGGCGTACTCGTCGGTGGTGACCATCTCGATAAATGCTGCCGGCGTGGGGTATTCGACGA includes these proteins:
- a CDS encoding MMPL/RND family transporter, which gives rise to MVRLLAIPIIVFWALLAVVTNTFVPKIEDVAQELAGPMVPTYAPSQVAMLTIGKEFHESTSTSLTMLVLEADRGLTEQDRDYYAGLVRTLKADSTHVQYVMDTWGKPITAAGAQSLDGKSAYVLLRLAGDIGQMEANNSVNAVRHIVDTSNPPAGLKVYVSGAAPLAADTVLIANSSLNNITIATMFLIIFMLLLVYRSVVTMLVPFFGVILLMLSVKGVISAFGHYGVIPLSSFATNMVISLTLGAGTDYGIFLIGRYHEARLAGESREDAYYTAYKGVSHVIVGSGLTIAGACACLTFARLNYFHTMGPAVAVSMLITIAGALTIGPALLSVGSLFGLFDPKQAVRAKLYRRIGTAVVRWPKPILVASVAVVSAGAVFVPTYRVSFDDRTYQPSDAPANQGFQAADRHFPKSKLFSEMLMVQADHDMRNSADFISLDRVAKALIRLPGVAMVQSITRPMGRALEHASIPYLFTTQGSGNGQQLPFTQHNNENTAKQAKITAHSIEVLQKTADLTQRLADELHNTVLTLEDMEQVTNDMRDAVANLDDFMRPLRAYFYWEPHCFDIPVCWSFRSLFDVIDKVDNLAADIGKAVGSFQVIDSLMPQMVSLLRQTVSDNQALLALIVNNYGPTDIQNKNTDQTFDDMINVGNDFDASRSDDFFYIPREAFDNDDIKTGMALMMSPDGHAARFIVTHEGNAMGPEGIEHVEQFPDAIKIALKETSLAGSKIYIGGSGSNNKDIQLYSKNDLMIAAIAAFVLIFLIMMIITRSLVAALVIPGTVAFSYAGAFGLSVLIWQHLIGLHLHWLILPLTFIVLVAVGSDYNLLLVARLKEEIHAGLNTGLIRALGSTGGVVTSAGLVFAFTMLAMLSSDLRTIGQMGSTVCIGLLLDTLVVRSFIVPCLVRLLGPWFWWPTFVRQRPLQPYKPGVMIEH